The Ascochyta rabiei chromosome 18, complete sequence DNA segment GGCCGTTGTTCCACGCCCCGTCGCCACTCTCTGGGTTCGTGCGCCTCTCCGCCCCACTATCACCGCCTCGCGACCTCGCCCTCCACATTCTTCCTTTGAACGCCCACAGCTCGCGGTAAACAGCGCAGCCCCGTTTGCCCAGCATGGAGAACACCAACCAAGACGCCGACCAGCAGTCGTACATGGACAGCGCCATTCGCGCCGTCCAGCAGAAGAAGCCCATCCCTGAAATCGACTTTACCCTGCACACCATGGAAGACGGCACACAAGTGAGCACCCAGGAGCGTGTATGCAAAGGTATGCTCGCCACCAAAGCTCTGCCCGCGCTCTGgctagcagcagcagcagcagcagcagcagcagcagcagcttctCCTCGCAATGAGGCGCCGGCGACATGACGCTGACCCCGCTGTGACTTTCAGACGTGCAGGCGCCAGCCTTCCACCCGCCCACCGACGAGCAATTCTTCTCGCCCCAAGACCGCACAAAGCCCAACATCCAGTTCTTGAAGCAGCACTTCTACCGCGAAGGGCGCTTGACGGAGCAGCAGGCGCTGTGGATCATCAAGAAGGGTGCGGAGATTCTGAGGTCGGAGCCTAACCTCCTGGAGATGGACGCCCCCATCACAGTGTGCGGCGACGTCCACGGGCAATACTACGATTTGATGAAGCTTTTCGAAGTCGGTGGAGACCCCGCAGACACACGCTATCTGTTTCTGGGCGACTACGTTGATCGAGGTTACTTCAGTATCGAGGTAAGGCAGCCCCCGCCGGTGTGACCAGCACACGCTGACTGGCCATCGCAGTGCGTTCTGTACCTGTGGTCGCTCAAGATCTGGTACCCCAACACGCTCTGGCTGCTCCGCGGCAACCACGAATGTCGCCATCTGACCGATTACTTCACATTCAAGCTCGAATGCAAGCACAAGTACTCCGAGGCTGTCTACGAAGCCTGCATGGACGCCTTCTGCGCGCTCCCCCTTGCTGCTGTCATGAACAAGCAGTTCCTGTGCATACACGGAGGACTGAGCCCTGAGCTCCACACACTCGAGGACCTGAAGAGCGTATGTGACAAGACGCACGTCCATGGAAACTCTGCTGACTCTCGTAGATTGACCGATTCCGCGAGCCGCCCACACACGGCCTCATGTGCGACATCCTCTGGGCCGACCCTCTCGAGGAGTTTGGACAGGAAAAGACCAACGACTTCTTCATCCACAACCACGTCCG contains these protein-coding regions:
- a CDS encoding Protein-serine/threonine phosphatase → MENTNQDADQQSYMDSAIRAVQQKKPIPEIDFTLHTMEDGTQVSTQERVCKDVQAPAFHPPTDEQFFSPQDRTKPNIQFLKQHFYREGRLTEQQALWIIKKGAEILRSEPNLLEMDAPITVCGDVHGQYYDLMKLFEVGGDPADTRYLFLGDYVDRGYFSIECVLYLWSLKIWYPNTLWLLRGNHECRHLTDYFTFKLECKHKYSEAVYEACMDAFCALPLAAVMNKQFLCIHGGLSPELHTLEDLKSIDRFREPPTHGLMCDILWADPLEEFGQEKTNDFFIHNHVRGCSYFFSYPAACAFLEKNNLLSIIRAHEAQDAGYRMYRKTRTTGFPSVMTIFSAPNYLDVYNNKAAVLKYENNVMNIRQFNCTPHPYWLPNFMDVFTWSLPFVGEKITDMLIAILNTCSKEELEEETPSSLASGPSSPQPLANLDPDSTEFKRRAIKNKILAIGRLSRVFQVLREESERVTELKTASGGRLPAGTLMLGAEGIKQAIHSFEDARKVDLQNERLPPSHEEVRKSQEMHREQALEKATKDAENDKELGRVARRISMSSGSRRG